In Pelosinus sp. UFO1, one genomic interval encodes:
- a CDS encoding HlyD family type I secretion periplasmic adaptor subunit, translating into MLKKLQMYFGMHVKGRLSSSEKDFLPAVLEVMEKPPSPTGRIVMWTIFLLITLGIIWSIFGHVDEVAVAPGKLIPVGSVKVVQAEDKGVVKAIGVQDGDKVTKGQLLMELDTTFSAADLARVKKELVYYNLEMERLMAEKTGAPFSPQTTAELDAKDLEFQLRLYQSRQSEFRAKLAGAESSIAQNQVSLEMAMIDRDKFQVLYDIAKDREERIDKLVAQNAVAMFVLLDYRSKRLELEQNLASQIANLNRLQSAITQSREVQAGVIAEHDRDIDTKLVEDRKQVAAYNEELKKTAEKERLSHITAPVDGRVTQLAVHTVGGVVTAAQPLMVIVPEDVTLAVESWVANKDIGFVHNGQQAEIKIETFSFQKYGTIDAVVVDVSPDAVEDKDKGRVYRVMLNLDKNNVLVGDKEVFLGPGMTASAEIKIRQKRIIEFFLDPFRRYQSEALRER; encoded by the coding sequence ATGTTAAAAAAGTTACAAATGTATTTTGGTATGCATGTTAAAGGACGTTTGTCCTCAAGTGAAAAAGATTTTTTGCCAGCTGTCTTGGAAGTGATGGAAAAACCACCATCGCCAACTGGGCGAATTGTCATGTGGACAATATTTCTCCTTATTACCCTCGGTATAATATGGTCCATATTTGGTCATGTAGATGAGGTGGCAGTAGCCCCAGGAAAATTAATCCCTGTAGGGTCTGTTAAAGTGGTACAGGCTGAAGATAAAGGTGTCGTTAAGGCTATTGGTGTGCAGGATGGTGATAAGGTAACTAAAGGGCAGTTATTGATGGAATTGGATACTACTTTTTCGGCAGCTGATTTAGCTCGCGTAAAGAAAGAGTTAGTATATTACAATTTGGAAATGGAAAGGTTGATGGCTGAAAAAACGGGTGCGCCTTTCTCACCACAAACAACAGCAGAGCTTGACGCTAAAGATCTAGAATTTCAACTTAGACTTTATCAGAGTAGGCAAAGTGAATTTCGCGCTAAACTGGCAGGCGCAGAGTCTAGTATTGCGCAGAATCAAGTTAGCTTAGAAATGGCGATGATTGACAGAGATAAATTTCAGGTATTATATGATATTGCTAAAGATAGGGAAGAACGTATTGATAAATTGGTAGCTCAAAATGCTGTAGCTATGTTTGTGTTGCTTGATTATCGATCGAAACGATTGGAGCTGGAACAAAATCTGGCTTCTCAAATTGCTAATCTCAATCGATTACAATCAGCAATTACACAAAGCCGGGAGGTACAGGCGGGCGTCATAGCTGAACATGATCGAGACATAGATACTAAATTGGTAGAGGACCGCAAACAAGTGGCGGCCTACAATGAAGAATTAAAAAAGACTGCCGAAAAAGAACGATTGTCACATATTACAGCACCAGTGGATGGTAGGGTGACACAGTTGGCTGTGCATACCGTTGGTGGAGTCGTTACTGCTGCTCAACCACTTATGGTAATTGTGCCTGAGGATGTTACTTTGGCAGTAGAGTCTTGGGTTGCCAACAAGGACATTGGATTTGTCCATAATGGTCAACAGGCAGAAATAAAAATTGAGACCTTTAGTTTCCAAAAATATGGTACCATTGATGCAGTGGTAGTTGATGTCAGTCCAGATGCAGTAGAAGATAAAGATAAGGGGCGAGTTTATCGGGTAATGCTTAATCTGGATAAGAATAATGTGTTGGTAGGCGATAAAGAAGTATTTTTAGGACCAGGTATGACAGCCAGTGCGGAAATAAAGATAAGGCAGAAACGCATTATTGAATTCTTCCTTGACCCCTTCCGCCGTTATCAGAGCGAGGCCTTGAGGGAGAGATAA
- a CDS encoding peptidase domain-containing ABC transporter: MMKLLQEQEDILDDKSVDTGLVCLVLVVQALGIAAEEEALRQNCRLGERLMDTNTLIQAAKCLKLKTKKLSVPTGELGNQPIPAIAIMQGDGYVVIGRCTEGRIIVFDPRTRRSQTVAVEEFVKLWSGQIITLRKPFSFKECKKRFNVGWFMPSLILFKKFFAETIVAAFFLQLFGLVTPLFTQVIIDKVLPYNGTSTLDVLAVALLASGVLQTALGILRTYVFTHTTNKVDVILGARLFRHITALPLRYFELRRVGDTLMRISALNTIREFMTGTALTALMDTFFSIVFIAVMFYYSSFLTWIALAAMPFFLFQNIFATPIYQKRLEAVWAAGAESNSFLVETVTGIHTIKSLAVEPQFNYRWEQMLSRYVKTTFDSAVVGIILGNSGSLIQRLSGFALLWFGGHMVIDGHMTIGQLIAFQMLAGQAGEPLQRLMGMWQQFQQAALSAERLGDIIATPPEMVNHSGVQGGLKPLQGSITFEQVVFRYVPDAPPVLQGIGLHIKAGMKIGIVGRSGSGKSTLTKLVQRLYLPEKGRILLDDGDVSQMDPAWLRRQIGVVLQENFLFNGSVRDNIATARPGASMEEVIRAAEIAGAHEFILELSEGYDTRVGERGMALSGGQRQRIAIARAILVNPRILIFDEATSALDYQSERIIMKNMDHITAGRTALIIAHRLSTVRRCDLIVVVDRGCIVEQGTHEELLAKKGLYYNLYMLQQEVR; encoded by the coding sequence ATGATGAAACTTTTACAGGAACAAGAAGACATTCTAGATGATAAGTCAGTTGATACCGGGCTGGTTTGTCTGGTGTTGGTGGTTCAGGCTTTAGGGATAGCTGCTGAGGAAGAGGCACTGCGCCAGAACTGTAGACTAGGCGAGAGGCTGATGGATACTAACACCTTAATCCAGGCAGCAAAATGTTTAAAACTGAAGACAAAGAAACTGAGTGTACCTACAGGCGAGCTTGGAAATCAGCCGATACCGGCTATTGCCATTATGCAGGGTGACGGCTATGTGGTGATTGGGCGTTGTACTGAGGGGAGAATTATCGTATTTGATCCTAGGACGCGGCGAAGTCAGACTGTAGCTGTAGAAGAGTTTGTAAAACTATGGAGCGGTCAAATTATTACTCTTAGAAAACCTTTCAGTTTCAAAGAATGTAAGAAGCGTTTTAATGTTGGTTGGTTTATGCCATCGTTAATACTGTTTAAAAAGTTTTTCGCTGAAACCATAGTTGCGGCATTTTTTCTTCAATTATTTGGTCTTGTGACGCCCTTATTTACTCAAGTTATTATAGACAAGGTTCTTCCTTATAATGGGACATCCACATTAGATGTATTGGCAGTAGCCCTCTTAGCCTCAGGAGTGCTTCAGACAGCCTTGGGTATTTTGCGAACTTATGTATTTACTCATACTACGAACAAGGTGGATGTCATCTTGGGTGCCAGATTATTTCGTCATATTACTGCTTTGCCACTTCGCTATTTTGAACTGCGGCGTGTGGGTGATACCCTCATGCGTATATCAGCCTTAAATACTATCAGAGAGTTTATGACGGGTACGGCTTTAACGGCATTAATGGATACTTTTTTTTCTATAGTGTTTATTGCTGTGATGTTTTATTACAGCTCTTTTCTAACTTGGATTGCCTTAGCGGCTATGCCATTTTTTCTCTTTCAAAATATTTTCGCTACTCCCATTTATCAAAAACGCTTAGAGGCAGTATGGGCTGCTGGGGCGGAAAGTAATTCTTTTCTGGTGGAGACAGTGACAGGCATTCATACCATAAAATCTTTGGCGGTTGAGCCCCAATTTAATTATCGTTGGGAACAAATGCTGTCACGTTATGTTAAGACTACTTTTGATAGTGCAGTAGTTGGTATTATCCTGGGAAATAGCGGTTCCCTAATTCAGCGTTTATCTGGCTTTGCTTTGTTATGGTTTGGTGGGCATATGGTAATTGATGGGCATATGACGATTGGTCAATTAATTGCATTTCAAATGTTGGCAGGGCAGGCAGGGGAGCCTCTTCAAAGGTTGATGGGCATGTGGCAGCAGTTTCAGCAAGCGGCATTGTCAGCTGAACGGCTGGGAGATATTATTGCTACGCCACCAGAAATGGTAAATCATTCTGGGGTGCAAGGGGGACTAAAACCTCTGCAAGGCAGTATTACTTTTGAACAAGTAGTTTTTCGCTATGTACCTGATGCACCACCTGTATTACAAGGAATTGGTTTACATATTAAAGCAGGTATGAAGATCGGTATTGTGGGACGATCAGGATCTGGCAAGAGCACTTTAACCAAGCTAGTGCAGCGGTTATATTTACCGGAAAAAGGCCGAATTTTACTGGATGACGGGGATGTATCCCAGATGGATCCAGCGTGGCTAAGGCGTCAAATTGGTGTGGTTCTTCAGGAAAACTTTCTATTCAATGGTAGTGTGCGAGATAATATTGCCACTGCTCGTCCGGGAGCATCCATGGAGGAGGTCATTCGTGCAGCTGAGATTGCTGGTGCCCACGAATTTATTCTGGAATTGTCTGAAGGCTATGACACTCGAGTCGGAGAACGAGGTATGGCCTTGTCTGGGGGGCAGCGTCAACGCATTGCTATTGCTAGGGCTATTCTTGTGAATCCAAGGATTTTGATTTTCGATGAAGCCACCAGTGCTTTGGACTATCAGTCAGAACGTATTATTATGAAGAATATGGATCATATTACTGCTGGCCGTACAGCGCTGATTATTGCTCATAGGTTGTCTACGGTGCGGCGATGTGATCTTATTGTAGTAGTCGACAGGGGTTGTATCGTTGAGCAGGGAACACATGAGGAACTACTTGCTAAAAAAGGTTTGTATTATAATTTATATATGTTACAACAAGAGGTACGATAA